The nucleotide window CCCGTGCCCCGCCAGGGGTGGTGGAGCCGCAACTGGAAGTGGGCGGTGCCCGTGGGCTGTCTGGGGATGTTGGGCTCGTGCTTCTGCCTCGCGGCCATCGCCGTGGGCTGGGGCTATTCGTCGTTCAAGGACATGGGCGCGTACACGGACGCCATCGCGGAGGCCCAGGAGGATCCGCACGTGCAGCAGGCCCTGGGCGGCACCTTCAAGCCCGGCTTCCCCAGCAACACCCAGGTGAGCACCCGCAACGGCCGCACCCACGCGGAGTTCACCGTCCCGCTGGACGGCCCCAAGGCGGACGGCAACCTCCACGCCGTGGCCGACAAGAACGGCGAGGCGTGGATCTTCCGCACCCTCTACGTGCAGGTGGAGGACGGACAGCGCATCGACCTGCTCGACACGGGCGAGCCCTCCGCCGAGCCGCCGGAGCCGGAGGTGCCCCACGAGCTGGAGCCGGAAGACGCCGAGCCGTCGGAGCCGCCCGCGCAGAAGAAGCCCGGCAAGGACACCGACATCGAGCTGTAGGGCTCCGTCGGAAATGACGAAGGGCGCGCCCCGGGATGTCCCGGTGACGCGCCCCACGGTGTCACGGCCCGCCGTCAGACGGCGGTGCGGACTACTTCAGCTTCTGGATGCCTTCGCGCAGCGCGGGCAGGACCTTGAAGAGGTCGTCCACGAGGCCGTAGTCGGCCACCTGGAAGATGGGCGCCTCCGGATCCTTGTTGATGGCGACGATGGTCTTCGAGGACTTCATGCCGGCCAGGTGCTGGATGGCGCCGCTGATGCCCGCGGCGATGTACAGCTTCGGCGCGACGACCTTGCCCGTCTGACCGACCTGCAGGTCGTTGGGAACCCAACCCGCGTCGCACACCGCGCGGGACGCGCCCACCGCGGCGCCCAGCAGGTCCGCCAGCGCTTCGACTTCCTTGAAGTCGCCCTTGGTGCCGCGGCCACCGGACACCACCACGCTGGCCTCGGTCAGCTCCGGACGGGCGCTCTTCACCTCGTTGAAGGACACGAACTTCGTCTTGGAGGCCTCCAGCTTCGGCTGGAAGGACTTCACCTCCGCGGACGCGCCCGCGCCGGCGACCACCGAGAACTCCGTGGCGCGGATGCTGATGACCTGCACCGGCGTGTTGAGCTTCACCTCGGCGAACACGTTGCCGGCCCACATGGGACGGGTGAACGTGATGTCCGCGCCACCGCCGTTGATGGCGGTGATGTCGGTGGCCATGGCGGCCTTCAGCCGGGCGGCGACGCGCGGCAGCAGGTCCTTGCCCTGCGCCGTGGAGGCCGCGCCCACGAAGGTGGCCTTCAGCTCCTGCGCCAGCCCGGCGATGACGGGGGCGTAGACCTCCGCGAGGTAGTGCTCGAACTCAGGAGCGGCGGCGGTGTGGATGGCCTTGGCGCCGGAGCCCTTGAGCTCCTCCGCCAGCTTGGACGGGTCCTTGGACAACAGGACGAGGTGCAGCTCGGCGCCGGCCTTGTCGGCCAGCTGCTTGCCCGCGGCGATGGCGTTCAGGGAGGCCTTGCGCAGGTTCCCGTCCGGCTGCTGCTCGGCGACGATGAGGACGATGGACATGGTGTCTGTCTCCGGAATCGTTGGAAGGGTTGGGAGCGCGGTCAGACGACCTTCGCCTCGTTGTGCAGCTTCTCCACCAGGGTGGCCACGTCCGGCACCTTGATGCCCGCCTTGCGCGCCGGAGGCGACGCCAGCTTGAGCACCTGGATCTTCGGGGTCACGTCCACGCCCAGCTTCTCCGGCGTCAGCTCCTCGATGGGCTTGCTCTTCGCCTTCATGATACCCGGGAGGCTGGCGTAGCGCGGCTGGTTCAGGCGCAGGTCCGTGGTGACGATGGCGGGCAGCTGGACCTCCAGGGTCGCGAGCCCGTTGTCCACTTCACGCACCACCTGGACGCTCTTCTTGTCCGCGGTCAGCTTCACCGCCGGCGCCTTGGCCTTCTCCTCCGCGCTCTCCAGCGACTCCACCTTGGAGGCGAACGTGGCCTGGCCCCAGCCCAGGAACTCGGCCAGGTACTGGCCCACCTGGTTCTGGTCGTCGTCGATGGACTGCTTGCCCAGGAGGACGACGTCCGGCTTCTGCAGCTCCACGACCTTCTGGAGCAGACCGGCGATGCCCAGCTGATCCAGCGGGCCCGTGTGGTTCACCCACACGGCCTTGTGCGCGCCCATGGCCAGCGCGTGGCGCAGCTGCTCCTGCACTTCCTTGGGCCCGATGGAGACGACCACCACCTCGCCGCCATGGGCCGCGGCCAGGCGCAGGCCCTCTTCCACGCCGATTTCATCGAAGGGGTTGATCTTGTACTTCAACCCCTCCTTCACGATGTCCGAGCCGTCCGGCTTCACCTTGATCTTCGACTCGGGATCTTCCACGCGCTTGGCGGTGACGAGAATCTTCACGGCGGGCTCTCCTCAGTGGGGAGTGTTTGGAAATCGGGGCGGCTTGACGCGTCGCGCATCAGGGCCGGAGTAATAGACATCCGCACACGGCGGCGGCAACGGGAAAGCCCCGCCGGGCACAGTTTTGCTTTTCTACCTGAACAGTTCCTTCGCGATGACCAGGCGCTGCACCTGGCTCGTGCCCTCGTAGACCTGGATGAGCTTGGCGTCGCGCATCAGCTTCTCCACGGGGTATTCCTTCATGTAGCCGTAGCCGCCGAACACCTGCACGGCGTCCGTGGCGACCTTCATGGCCATGTCCGCGGCGAAGCACTTCGCATAGCTGGACTGGAGGGTGTTGCGCTGTCCTTCATCCAGCACCTGCGCGCTCTCGTAGGTGAGCAGGCGCGCGGCGTGGGTGTTCATGGCCATCTCCGCCAGCATGAACTGGACGGCCTGGTGCTCGCGGATGGGCTTGCCCATCGTCTGGCGCTGCGCGGAGTACTCCAGCGAGTGCTCCAGCGCCGCGCGGGCGATGCCAATGGAGATGCT belongs to Corallococcus exiguus and includes:
- a CDS encoding cytochrome c oxidase assembly factor Coa1 family protein yields the protein MPPTMPEGDYAPVPRQGWWSRNWKWAVPVGCLGMLGSCFCLAAIAVGWGYSSFKDMGAYTDAIAEAQEDPHVQQALGGTFKPGFPSNTQVSTRNGRTHAEFTVPLDGPKADGNLHAVADKNGEAWIFRTLYVQVEDGQRIDLLDTGEPSAEPPEPEVPHELEPEDAEPSEPPAQKKPGKDTDIEL
- a CDS encoding electron transfer flavoprotein subunit alpha/FixB family protein, with amino-acid sequence MSIVLIVAEQQPDGNLRKASLNAIAAGKQLADKAGAELHLVLLSKDPSKLAEELKGSGAKAIHTAAAPEFEHYLAEVYAPVIAGLAQELKATFVGAASTAQGKDLLPRVAARLKAAMATDITAINGGGADITFTRPMWAGNVFAEVKLNTPVQVISIRATEFSVVAGAGASAEVKSFQPKLEASKTKFVSFNEVKSARPELTEASVVVSGGRGTKGDFKEVEALADLLGAAVGASRAVCDAGWVPNDLQVGQTGKVVAPKLYIAAGISGAIQHLAGMKSSKTIVAINKDPEAPIFQVADYGLVDDLFKVLPALREGIQKLK
- a CDS encoding electron transfer flavoprotein subunit beta/FixA family protein, which translates into the protein MKILVTAKRVEDPESKIKVKPDGSDIVKEGLKYKINPFDEIGVEEGLRLAAAHGGEVVVVSIGPKEVQEQLRHALAMGAHKAVWVNHTGPLDQLGIAGLLQKVVELQKPDVVLLGKQSIDDDQNQVGQYLAEFLGWGQATFASKVESLESAEEKAKAPAVKLTADKKSVQVVREVDNGLATLEVQLPAIVTTDLRLNQPRYASLPGIMKAKSKPIEELTPEKLGVDVTPKIQVLKLASPPARKAGIKVPDVATLVEKLHNEAKVV